The following coding sequences lie in one Sorghum bicolor cultivar BTx623 chromosome 6, Sorghum_bicolor_NCBIv3, whole genome shotgun sequence genomic window:
- the LOC8056041 gene encoding uncharacterized protein LOC8056041 isoform X1 has product MTGGKGAHGGSRFIRHMRMKHALGLPYSYKMWPAKRMRGRDRRRGTWWDRKRNCIAIEGVDFAQDTQEGGADEFELIPDSDEEGVAKGSSLLGDDDEYVPETEPQDVIVSTITGPCANQGRQRLGTLLHEWKRLISDVENESGKVDMESAKVQMDSVKVEMESDKLEMCAKVQMDNVKLEKDTAKVEMDNLKLEKESVKVEMDSVKAEMDTGKELDHRASFSDIETDDEACWVQDGVDLRGHSQVEDDDFNEQGLLIVFVIRVRQLLFVKYDVNGICIHAKVMYDIIQGFLDLLVDHLNQMDAQRYHLVQKQGFVVLRVDHLNEMDAQHCDLV; this is encoded by the exons ATGACAGGCGGCAAGGGGGCACATGGGGGTAGCCGGTTCATTCGTCACATGCGGATGAAGCATGCCTTGGGGCTCCCATATAGCTATAAGATGTGGCCCGCAAAGCGGATGCGCGGCCGGGATCGTCGTCGTGGTACTTGGTGGGACCGCAAGCGGAACTGCATAGCCATCGAAGGAGTGGACTTTGCTCAAGATACACAGGAAGGGGGTGCAGATGAATTTGAGTTGATACCTGATTCGGATGAAGAAGGAGTTGCTAAGGGTTCATCTTTGCTTGGTGATGACGATGAGTACGTACCTGAGACGGAGCCGCAAGATGTTATTGTGAGCACAATTACTGGGCCGTGCGCCAACCAAGGTCGTCAGCGTTTGGG TACTTTGCTTCACGAGTGGAAACGACTTATTTCGGATGTCGAGAATGAGAGTGGCAAGGTGGACATGGAGAGCGCCAAGGTGCAGATGGACAGTGTAAAGGTGGAGATGGAGAGCGACAAGTTGGAGATGTGTGCCAAGGTGCAAATGGACAATGTGAAGTTGGAGAAGGACACTGCCAAGGTGGAGATGGACAATCTGAAGTTGGAGAAGGAGAGTGTCAAGGTGGAGATGGACAGTGTCAAGGCGGAGATGGATACTGGCAAGGAGCTGGACCATAGGGCTAGCTTCTCTGATATTGAAACCGATGATGAGGCATGTTGGGTTCAGGATGGTGTGGACTTGCGAGGCCATTCGCAGGTGGAAGATGACGACTTTAATGAACAG GGGTTGCTGATAGTCTTCGTCATCCGAGTCAGACAACTCCTCTTCGTCAAATATGATGTGAACGGCATCTGTATACACGCCAAAGTCATGTATGACATCATCCAAG GTTTTCTTGATCTTCTAGTGGATCATTTAAATCAAATGGATGCCCAGCGCTATCACCTGGTACAGAAGCAAG GTTTTGTTGTTCTTCGTGTGGATCATTTGAATGAAATGGATGCGCAGCATTGTGACCTGGTATAG
- the LOC8056043 gene encoding probable beta-D-xylosidase 6 isoform X2 yields the protein MPLALLLCLLACGAAGAAATARPCASPYSGSSAYPFCDASLSIPARARALVSLLTLDEKIAQLSNTAGGVPRLGIPPYQWWSESLHGLADNGPGVNFSSGPVRAATTFPQVILSTAAFNRSLWRAVAEAVATEALGMHNAGQAGLTYWAPNINIFRDPRWGRGQETSGEDPAVAAAYSLEYVKGFQGEQGEEGRIRLSACCKHYTAYDMEKWEGFSRYTFNAKVNAQDLEDTYQPPFKTCIQEARASCLMCAYNQVNGVPMCANKDLLQKTRDEWGFQGYITSDCDAVAIIHENQTYTKSDEDSIAIVLKAGMDINCGSFLVRHTKSAVEKGKVQEQDIDRALFNLFSVQLRLGIFDKPNNNQWSTQLGPNNVCTKEHRELAAEAVRQGAVLLKNDHSFLPLKRSEVRHVAIIGPSANDVYAMGGDYTGVACNPTTFLKGIQAYATQTTFAAGCKDVSCNSTELFGEAIAAAKRADIVVVVAGLNLTEEREDFDRVSLLLPGKQMSLIHAVASVAKKPLVLVLLGGGPVDVSFAKQDPRIASILWLGYPGEVGGQVLPEILFGEYNPGGKLAMTWYPESFTAIPMTDMNMRADPSRGYPGRTYRFYTGDVVYGFGYGLSYSKYSYSILSAPKKITMSRSSVLDIISRKPSYIRRDGLDFVKTEDIASCEALAFSVHVAVSNHGSMDGSHAVLLFARSKSSVPGFPIKQLVGFERVHTAAGSASNVEISVDPCKHMSAANPEGKRVLLLGDHVLTVGDEEFELFIEL from the exons ATGCCTCTCGCCCTCCTCCTCTGCCTCCTCGCCTGCGGCGCagcaggcgccgccgccaccgcgcgCCCGTGCGCGTCGCCTTATTCCGGCAGCAGCGCCTACCCGTTCTGCGACGCGTCGCTCTCCATCCcggcccgcgcgcgcgcgctcgtCTCGCTGCTCACCCTGGACGAGAAGATCGCGCAGCTGTCCAACACGGCGGGCGGGGTCCCGCGCCTGGGCATCCCGCCCTACCAGTGGTGGTCCGAGTCGCTCCACGGCCTCGCCGACAACGGGCCCGGGGTCAACTTCTCCTCGGGCCCCGTCCGCGCCGCCACCACGTTCCCGCAGGTCATCCTGTCCACCGCCGCCTTCAACCGCTCGCTGTGGCGCGCCGTCGCCGAGGCCGTTGCGACGGAGGCGCTCGGCATGCACAACGCCGGCCAGGCCGGCCTCACGTACTGGGCGCCCAACATCAACATCTTCCGAGACCCGAGGTGGGGCCGTGGCCAGGAGACGTCCGGGGAGGACCCCGCTGTCGCCGCCGCGTACTCCCTCGAGTATGTCAAGGGCTTCCAGGGGGAGCAAGGGGAGGAAGGCAGAATCAGGCTCTCTGCGTGCTGCAAGCACTATACAGCGTATGACATGGAGAAATGGGAAGGATTCTCGAGGTACACCTTCAATGCCAAG GTAAATGCACAAGATTTGGAAGACACGTACCAGCCGCCTTTCAAGACCTGCATCCAGGAGGCTCGTGCTAGCTGCTTGATGTGTGCATATAACCAGGTCAATGGCGTGCCTATGTGTGCTAACAAAGATCTTCTACAGAAGACCAGGGATGAATGGGGCTTCCAGGG GTATATTACATCTGATTGTGATGCTGTGGCAATTATTCATGAAAACCAGACATACACTAAATCAGATGAAGATTCGATAGCAATTGTTCTTAAGGCAG gAATGGATATCAACTGTGGTTCTTTCCTAGTTCGGCATACTAAGTCAGCAGTTGAGAAGGGAAAGGTTCAAGAACAAGATATCGACCGTGCCCTTTTTAATCTATTCTCTGTTCAATTGCGTCTTGGAATATTTGATAAGCCCAACAACAACCAATGGTCCACTCAACTAGGGCCCAACAATGTGTGCACGAAAGAGCATAGAGAGCTTGCAGCAGAAGCTGTAAGGCAGGGTGCTGTCCTTCTGAAGAATGACCATAGTTTTTTGCCTCTGAAGAGAAGCGAAGTTAGACATGTTGCCATCATTGGACCATCTGCAAATGATGTGTATGCGATGGGTGGAGACTATACAG GTGTAGCCTGCAACCCGACGACCTTCCTTAAGGGCATTCAAGCCTATGCTACACAAACAACCTTTGCCGCTGGATGCAAGGATGTTTCCTGTAACTCAACAGAATTGTTTGGCGAAGCTATTGCTGCAGCTAAAAGAGCCGATATTGTTGTTGTAGTTGCTGGCTTGAACCTGACAGAAGAGCGTGAAGACTTCGATAGAGTGAGCCTTCTCCTTCCAGGCAAGCAGATGAGCCTCATACATGCCGTTGCTAGTGTAGCGAAGAAGCCCCTTGTGTTGGTTCTCTTAGGTGGTGGTCCTGTTGATGTTTCATTTGCTAAGCAAGATCCACGAATTGCAAGCATTCTTTGGCTCGGATATCCTGGTGAGGTTGGTGGACAGGTCCTTCCGGAAATTCTTTTTGGAGAGTACAACCCAG GAGGAAAGCTGGCTATGACTTGGTATCCCGAATCCTTTACTGCTATTCCGATGACTGATATGAACATGAGAGCTGACCCTTCACGAGGCTACCCTGGGAGAACATATCGATTTTACACTGGCGATGTAGTGTATGGTTTTGGATACGGTTTAAGTTACTCCAAATATTCGTATAGCATCTTGTCGGCTCCAAAGAAGATCACCATGTCGCGTTCATCAGTTTTGGACATTATTAGTAGAAAGCCTTCATACATAAGGAGGGATGGACTAGACTTCGTGAAAACTGAAGATATTGCATCATGTGAAGCTCTGGCATTCTCTGTTCATGTCGCTGTTTCAAATCATGGTAGCATGGATGGGAGTCATGCTGTTCTTCTGTTTGCGAGATCGAAATCAAGCGTTCCGGGCTTTCCTATCAAACAGCTGGTTGGGTTCGAGCGTGTCCACACGGCGGCTGGCAGTGCATCCAATGTGGAGATTAGCGTCGACCCTTGCAAGCATATGAGCGCAGCCAATCCTGAAGGCAAAAGGGTACTGTTATTGGGTGACCATGTTCTGACGGTGGGTGATGAAGAGTTCGAATTATTCATTGAACTCTGA
- the LOC8056041 gene encoding uncharacterized protein LOC8056041 isoform X2 encodes MTGGKGAHGGSRFIRHMRMKHALGLPYSYKMWPAKRMRGRDRRRGTWWDRKRNCIAIEGVDFAQDTQEGGADEFELIPDSDEEGVAKGSSLLGDDDEYVPETEPQDVIVSTITGPCANQGRQRLGTLLHEWKRLISDVENESGKVDMESAKVQMDSVKVEMESDKLEMCAKVQMDNVKLEKDTAKVEMDNLKLEKESVKVEMDSVKAEMDTGKELDHRASFSDIETDDEACWVQDGVDLRGHSQVEDDDFNEQGLLIVFVIRVRQLLFVKYDVNGICIHAKVMYDIIQGFVVLRVDHLNEMDAQHCDLV; translated from the exons ATGACAGGCGGCAAGGGGGCACATGGGGGTAGCCGGTTCATTCGTCACATGCGGATGAAGCATGCCTTGGGGCTCCCATATAGCTATAAGATGTGGCCCGCAAAGCGGATGCGCGGCCGGGATCGTCGTCGTGGTACTTGGTGGGACCGCAAGCGGAACTGCATAGCCATCGAAGGAGTGGACTTTGCTCAAGATACACAGGAAGGGGGTGCAGATGAATTTGAGTTGATACCTGATTCGGATGAAGAAGGAGTTGCTAAGGGTTCATCTTTGCTTGGTGATGACGATGAGTACGTACCTGAGACGGAGCCGCAAGATGTTATTGTGAGCACAATTACTGGGCCGTGCGCCAACCAAGGTCGTCAGCGTTTGGG TACTTTGCTTCACGAGTGGAAACGACTTATTTCGGATGTCGAGAATGAGAGTGGCAAGGTGGACATGGAGAGCGCCAAGGTGCAGATGGACAGTGTAAAGGTGGAGATGGAGAGCGACAAGTTGGAGATGTGTGCCAAGGTGCAAATGGACAATGTGAAGTTGGAGAAGGACACTGCCAAGGTGGAGATGGACAATCTGAAGTTGGAGAAGGAGAGTGTCAAGGTGGAGATGGACAGTGTCAAGGCGGAGATGGATACTGGCAAGGAGCTGGACCATAGGGCTAGCTTCTCTGATATTGAAACCGATGATGAGGCATGTTGGGTTCAGGATGGTGTGGACTTGCGAGGCCATTCGCAGGTGGAAGATGACGACTTTAATGAACAG GGGTTGCTGATAGTCTTCGTCATCCGAGTCAGACAACTCCTCTTCGTCAAATATGATGTGAACGGCATCTGTATACACGCCAAAGTCATGTATGACATCATCCAAG GTTTTGTTGTTCTTCGTGTGGATCATTTGAATGAAATGGATGCGCAGCATTGTGACCTGGTATAG
- the LOC8056042 gene encoding thioredoxin M2, chloroplastic, whose amino-acid sequence MAAGLAFPVPAASSPLARVSSPAHTAHRICCAIPSSSSPRTVKYPPLRAATVLSGNRRGTGRGASVVCAVQGQDANATIQVPDVTKSTWQSLVIESELPVLVEFWASWCGPCKMIDPVVGKLSKDYEGKLRCYKLNTDENPDIASQYGVRSIPTLMILKNGEKKESVIGAVPESTLVTCIEKFVER is encoded by the exons atggccgccggcctCGCCTTCCCCGTCCCCGCCGCCTCCTCTCCACTCGCCCGCGTCTCCTCACCTGCCCACACCGCGCACCGCATCTGCTGCGCGATCccgtcgtcgtcctcgcccCGCACCGTCAAATACCCGCCGCTCCGTGCGGCTACCGTCCTCTCCGGGAACAGACGGGGCACGGGCCGTGGCGCGTCCGTAGTGTGCGCCGTCCAAGGCCAGGACGCGAACGCGACCATCCAAG TCCCAGATGTGACAAAGTCAACATGGCAATCACTTGTGATTGAGAGCGAGCTTCCTGTCCTTGTTGAGTTCTGGGCTTCATGGTGCGGGCCATGCAAAATGATAGATCCAGTTGTTGGCAAGCTCTCAAAGGACTACGAGGGAAAGCTGAGATGCTACAAGCTCAACACAGATGAGAACCCAGACATAGCAAGCCAGTACGGGGTCCGGAGCATCCCCACCCTGATGATACTCAAGAATGGCGAGAAAAAGGAGTCGGTCATTGGGGCTGTGCCTGAGAGCACACTGGTCACATGCATCGAGAAATTTGTTGAGAGGTAA
- the LOC8056043 gene encoding probable beta-D-xylosidase 6 isoform X1 — protein MPLALLLCLLACGAAGAAATARPCASPYSGSSAYPFCDASLSIPARARALVSLLTLDEKIAQLSNTAGGVPRLGIPPYQWWSESLHGLADNGPGVNFSSGPVRAATTFPQVILSTAAFNRSLWRAVAEAVATEALGMHNAGQAGLTYWAPNINIFRDPRWGRGQETSGEDPAVAAAYSLEYVKGFQGEQGEEGRIRLSACCKHYTAYDMEKWEGFSRYTFNAKVNAQDLEDTYQPPFKTCIQEARASCLMCAYNQVNGVPMCANKDLLQKTRDEWGFQGYITSDCDAVAIIHENQTYTKSDEDSIAIVLKAGMDINCGSFLVRHTKSAVEKGKVQEQDIDRALFNLFSVQLRLGIFDKPNNNQWSTQLGPNNVCTKEHRELAAEAVRQGAVLLKNDHSFLPLKRSEVRHVAIIGPSANDVYAMGGDYTGFTSLPQMNIFLTYYFAYILTLYSLYSGVACNPTTFLKGIQAYATQTTFAAGCKDVSCNSTELFGEAIAAAKRADIVVVVAGLNLTEEREDFDRVSLLLPGKQMSLIHAVASVAKKPLVLVLLGGGPVDVSFAKQDPRIASILWLGYPGEVGGQVLPEILFGEYNPGGKLAMTWYPESFTAIPMTDMNMRADPSRGYPGRTYRFYTGDVVYGFGYGLSYSKYSYSILSAPKKITMSRSSVLDIISRKPSYIRRDGLDFVKTEDIASCEALAFSVHVAVSNHGSMDGSHAVLLFARSKSSVPGFPIKQLVGFERVHTAAGSASNVEISVDPCKHMSAANPEGKRVLLLGDHVLTVGDEEFELFIEL, from the exons ATGCCTCTCGCCCTCCTCCTCTGCCTCCTCGCCTGCGGCGCagcaggcgccgccgccaccgcgcgCCCGTGCGCGTCGCCTTATTCCGGCAGCAGCGCCTACCCGTTCTGCGACGCGTCGCTCTCCATCCcggcccgcgcgcgcgcgctcgtCTCGCTGCTCACCCTGGACGAGAAGATCGCGCAGCTGTCCAACACGGCGGGCGGGGTCCCGCGCCTGGGCATCCCGCCCTACCAGTGGTGGTCCGAGTCGCTCCACGGCCTCGCCGACAACGGGCCCGGGGTCAACTTCTCCTCGGGCCCCGTCCGCGCCGCCACCACGTTCCCGCAGGTCATCCTGTCCACCGCCGCCTTCAACCGCTCGCTGTGGCGCGCCGTCGCCGAGGCCGTTGCGACGGAGGCGCTCGGCATGCACAACGCCGGCCAGGCCGGCCTCACGTACTGGGCGCCCAACATCAACATCTTCCGAGACCCGAGGTGGGGCCGTGGCCAGGAGACGTCCGGGGAGGACCCCGCTGTCGCCGCCGCGTACTCCCTCGAGTATGTCAAGGGCTTCCAGGGGGAGCAAGGGGAGGAAGGCAGAATCAGGCTCTCTGCGTGCTGCAAGCACTATACAGCGTATGACATGGAGAAATGGGAAGGATTCTCGAGGTACACCTTCAATGCCAAG GTAAATGCACAAGATTTGGAAGACACGTACCAGCCGCCTTTCAAGACCTGCATCCAGGAGGCTCGTGCTAGCTGCTTGATGTGTGCATATAACCAGGTCAATGGCGTGCCTATGTGTGCTAACAAAGATCTTCTACAGAAGACCAGGGATGAATGGGGCTTCCAGGG GTATATTACATCTGATTGTGATGCTGTGGCAATTATTCATGAAAACCAGACATACACTAAATCAGATGAAGATTCGATAGCAATTGTTCTTAAGGCAG gAATGGATATCAACTGTGGTTCTTTCCTAGTTCGGCATACTAAGTCAGCAGTTGAGAAGGGAAAGGTTCAAGAACAAGATATCGACCGTGCCCTTTTTAATCTATTCTCTGTTCAATTGCGTCTTGGAATATTTGATAAGCCCAACAACAACCAATGGTCCACTCAACTAGGGCCCAACAATGTGTGCACGAAAGAGCATAGAGAGCTTGCAGCAGAAGCTGTAAGGCAGGGTGCTGTCCTTCTGAAGAATGACCATAGTTTTTTGCCTCTGAAGAGAAGCGAAGTTAGACATGTTGCCATCATTGGACCATCTGCAAATGATGTGTATGCGATGGGTGGAGACTATACAGGTTTCACATCACTACCTCAAATGAACATTTTCTTAACTTACTATTTTGCATACATTTTAACATTATATTCACTTTATTCAGGTGTAGCCTGCAACCCGACGACCTTCCTTAAGGGCATTCAAGCCTATGCTACACAAACAACCTTTGCCGCTGGATGCAAGGATGTTTCCTGTAACTCAACAGAATTGTTTGGCGAAGCTATTGCTGCAGCTAAAAGAGCCGATATTGTTGTTGTAGTTGCTGGCTTGAACCTGACAGAAGAGCGTGAAGACTTCGATAGAGTGAGCCTTCTCCTTCCAGGCAAGCAGATGAGCCTCATACATGCCGTTGCTAGTGTAGCGAAGAAGCCCCTTGTGTTGGTTCTCTTAGGTGGTGGTCCTGTTGATGTTTCATTTGCTAAGCAAGATCCACGAATTGCAAGCATTCTTTGGCTCGGATATCCTGGTGAGGTTGGTGGACAGGTCCTTCCGGAAATTCTTTTTGGAGAGTACAACCCAG GAGGAAAGCTGGCTATGACTTGGTATCCCGAATCCTTTACTGCTATTCCGATGACTGATATGAACATGAGAGCTGACCCTTCACGAGGCTACCCTGGGAGAACATATCGATTTTACACTGGCGATGTAGTGTATGGTTTTGGATACGGTTTAAGTTACTCCAAATATTCGTATAGCATCTTGTCGGCTCCAAAGAAGATCACCATGTCGCGTTCATCAGTTTTGGACATTATTAGTAGAAAGCCTTCATACATAAGGAGGGATGGACTAGACTTCGTGAAAACTGAAGATATTGCATCATGTGAAGCTCTGGCATTCTCTGTTCATGTCGCTGTTTCAAATCATGGTAGCATGGATGGGAGTCATGCTGTTCTTCTGTTTGCGAGATCGAAATCAAGCGTTCCGGGCTTTCCTATCAAACAGCTGGTTGGGTTCGAGCGTGTCCACACGGCGGCTGGCAGTGCATCCAATGTGGAGATTAGCGTCGACCCTTGCAAGCATATGAGCGCAGCCAATCCTGAAGGCAAAAGGGTACTGTTATTGGGTGACCATGTTCTGACGGTGGGTGATGAAGAGTTCGAATTATTCATTGAACTCTGA
- the LOC110436525 gene encoding vicilin-like seed storage protein At2g18540, producing MAASGSPRDGRGAEEDEAARSGSKSLDAECNDRSKGSRDRDHRGKSKRREEEEEESESSGEDSGERRKRRRKEKERRRRRRSRSESSGSSSESESESSYSGSSAESESESELDSEEERRRRRRKRRKEREEEERRRRRKEKERRKRKEKEKEKERRRKEKKKRKEEKKNLGKKGAVTNSWGKYGIIREVDMWNKRPEFTAWLSEVKQVNLEALSNWEEKQMFKEFMEDHNTATFPSKKYYNLDAYHRKAMEKEKKKGLKVSVTERTVFNDEEQRRLELLKERERRKEEEVEALKRSMQAGLAQDMKEQARLREEMNYQYRLGNFQAAAAIQKRLDPDAPLQ from the exons ATGGCTGCCTCTGGGTCGCCCCGTGATGGTCGAGgcgccgaggaggacgaggcggcGCGCAGCGGCAGCAAGTCGCTAGACGCCGAATGTAACGACCGCTCAAAGGGGAGCCGGGACCGGGACCACCGCGGCAAGTCGAAGcggcgggaggaggaggaggaggagagcgaGAGCTCCGGAGAGGACTCCGGCGAGCGACGGAAACGGCGTAGAAAGGAGAAagagcggcggcgccggcgccgcagcCGCAGCGAGAGCTCGGGCTCGTCGTCagagtcggagtcggagtcgtcGTACTCGGGGTCCAGCGCGGAGTCTGAGAGCGAGTCGGAGTTGGATtcggaggaggagaggcggcggcggcggcgcaagaggaggaaggagagggaggaggaggagaggaggcggaggaggaaggagaaggagaggaggaagaggaaggagaaggaaaaggagaaggagaggaggaggaaggagaagaagaagaggaaggaggagaagaagaattTGGGGAAGAAGGGCGCCGTGACTAACTCGTGGGGGAAATATGGCATCATCCGTGAGGTCGATATGTG GAACAAGCGACCAGAGTTCACTGCATGGCTATCAGAAGTCAAGCAG GTTAATTTGGAGGCATTATCAAATTGGGAAGAGAAGCAAATGTTCAAGGA ATTCATGGAGGATCACAATACAGCGACTTTCCCGTCAAAAAA ATATTATAATTTAGATGCTTATCATCGCAAAGCGATggagaaagagaaaaagaaggGTTTAAAGGTGTCTGTGACAGAACGTACAGTATTTAATGATGAGGAACAGCGAAG ATTAGAATTGTTGAAGGAGCGTGAACGACGAAAGGAGGAAGAAGTGGAAGCTTTAAAACGCTCTATGCAAGCTGGACTG GCTCAAGACATGAAGGAGCAGGCCCGTCTACGCGAAGAAATGAACTACCAATACAGGTTGGGCAATTTTCAG GCTGCAGCTGCAATCCAGAAAAGATTGGATCCTGATGCTCCTTTGCAGTAG
- the LOC8082878 gene encoding E3 ubiquitin-protein ligase RMA1H1: MEAGRVDQPCMAATNSQPFVADIEPVKKASGDMPVTTGSGCFDCNICLDFAAEPVVTLCGHLYCWPCIYEWLRPGVESTASDNSSSARRQCPVCKATLSTDTLVPLYGRGGDSKKSPNSIAIPRRPMVHRETVEQQNAQSNANDQHYHQSMEDNPQHRPLPHAQHYPIPTGLDFIYPPAPVGRGLIHSTAGGVLGGMAEVVLPWAFRGQLPASLYYMSPYHVATQNMNPRLRRHQMELERSLHQIWFFLFVFVVLCLLLF, encoded by the coding sequence ATGGAAGCTGGGAGAGTGGATCAGCCTTGCATGGCTGCTACCAATAGCCAACCTTTCGTGGCTGATATTGAGCCAGTGAAGAAAGCCAGTGGGGACATGCCTGTGACAACAGGAAGCGGATGCTTTGACTGCAACATCTGCCTTGATTTTGCAGCAGAACCAGTGGTTACTCTCTGTGGCCATCTATACTGCTGGCCTTGTATCTATGAGTGGCTGCGCCCTGGGGTGGAGTCGACTGCCAGCGAcaacagcagttcggcaaggcggCAATGTCCTGTATGCAAGGCAACACTCTCAACGGACACCCTTGTGCCACTATATGGCCGTGGAGGGGACTCAAAGAAGTCACCTAATAGCATTGCCATCCCGCGCCGCCCCATGGTACACCGGGAGACTGTTGAGCAACAGAATGCACAGAGCAACGCCAATGATCAGCACTACCACCAGAGCATGGAAGACAACCCTCAGCATCGGCCGTTGCCGCACGCACAGCACTATCCCATTCCCACTGGACTTGACTTCATCTACCCTCCAGCACCAGTAGGGCGTGGCTTGATCCACTCAACTGCTGGAGGGGTGCTCGGAGGGATGGCAGAGGTTGTGCTTCCTTGGGCGTTCCGTGGCCAGCTGCCAGCGAGCTTGTACTACATGAGCCCATACCATGTTGCGACGCAGAACATGAATCCCAGGCTGAGGCGGCATCAGATGGAACTCGAGAGGTCCCTGCACCAGATCTGGTTCTTCCTCTTTGTGTTTGTGGTGCTGTGCCTGCTCTTGTTCTGA
- the LOC8082877 gene encoding syntaxin-81, translating into MSRVRDRTEDFKEAVRVAALSHGYTEAQLAALMSSFIIRKPSPKSAFTNAAIKTLESIRELERFIVKHRRDYVDLHRTTEQERDNIEHEIGVFVKACKEQIDILKNRIHEEEKNGSGKTWLGTRDESSRLDLIAHQHGVVLILSERLHSVTAQFDRLRSMRFQDAINRAMPRKKILKRPEIKPAEPSKSNLVLKSDVSKIVDQEVSPAPMRVQEQLLDDETKALQVELTSLLDAVQETETKMIEMSALNHLMSTHVLQQAQQVQYLYDQAVEATNNVERGNKELSQAIQRNSSSRTFLLLFFFVLTFSVLFLDWYNN; encoded by the exons ATGTCGAGGGTTCGGGACAGGACGGAGGACTTCAAAGAGGCCGTCCGAGTCGCCGCGCTCTCCCATGGATACACGGAG GCCCAACTGGCCGCGCTCATGTCGTCTTTCATCATCCGGAAGCCGTCGCCCAAGTCAGCGTTCACTAATGCCGCGATCAAGACG CTTGAGAGCATCAGGGAACTCGAGAGATTCATAGTGAAGCATAGGAGGGATTATGTGGACCTGCATCGCACTACCGAGCAAGAGAGGGATAACATTGAGCATGAA attggtgtttttgtaaaagcaTGCAAGGAACAGATTGATATCCTGAAGAATAGGATCCATGAAGAAGAGAAGAATGGAAGTGGAAAGACATGGCTTGGCACTAGGGATGAGAGTTCCCGGTTGGACTTGATAGCTCATCAGCATGGTGTG GTTCTAATTTTGAGTGAGCGTCTCCACTCGGTAACTGCACAATTTGACCGTCTTCGGTCCATGCGTTTTCAAGATGCTATTAACAGAGCAATGCCAAGGAAGAAGATTCTGAAGAGACCTGAAATCAAACCTGCTGAACCGTCGAAGTCCAATCTTGTTCTAAAATCTGATGTATCAAAGATTGTAGATCAGGAAGTATCCCCAGCACCTATGAGAGTTCAAGAGCAACTTTTGGATGATGAAACAAAAGCCCTTCAG GTGGAGTTGACAAGTCTTCTTGATGCTGTCCAAGAAACGGAGACAAAGATGATAGAAATGTCAGCACTTAATCATCTTATGTCAACACATGTTCTACAACAAGCTCAACAGGTTCAGTATTTATATGACCAG GCTGTTGAAGCTACAAATAATGTGGAGCGTGGGAACAAGGAACTATCCCAGGCAATCCAGCGCAACAGCAGCAGTAGAACCtttctcctcctcttcttctttgTTCTCACTTTCTCCGTTCTTTTTCTTGACTGGTACAACAACTGA